Proteins encoded in a region of the Uloborus diversus isolate 005 chromosome 1, Udiv.v.3.1, whole genome shotgun sequence genome:
- the LOC129234188 gene encoding fibroin heavy chain-like has product MGHIIVTVICVVFLFTLSDGAFISVPGAECENRCLAGCTGTCTLDMFVQYSPCSYGCVVDGVYTYNTEPDFTECGTNKVCYQGQCRAQRYSDQCRRLYGGNYIGLEDQYNTCSFTCVPAADGCNDIYVEDVPSGELCFVSTSNELGTCYGCVCVSPTGQKVTPYVGPPETIGGPTNAPTPKGYISFAQAVAESSGISTFTPYGQVSSQLSFAPQLVGSDNLSATQPPAGGSSGSPARLQRSSDAQAVARAQAAARSRASYGGSNQGQIYSQGQSSAEAQARARAEASASARSTGSGYRNDFTQNGNGVTYGFVDERNSNNGQSVMESQVSRSSDGYSTSSSSSSSSSSGFNNFRGNSASSEAYARAYAAAQAQGFSGAGAQSYAEAFSAAQSRGWSSTQAEAYAYAYANALTQGYVTAQAQAYAEAYSRARSQRSGSAQAQAYANAYAEAQSQRYAMSRTQAYSNAYATAQARGYSTSQAQAYPNAYATAQSRGYSTSQAQGYATSQALAYSEAYSRAQTLGFSTSESQAYANAYAEARAQGYASSQAQAYAESRARAYSQNQVTGMRYGGTTGFSNQMSSTSAQSNAQSSAAANSSSRRSRYEVFTGSSGSDTSVNSQRQSTAQSRARAEAQAAASARATGSGYRNYQTRNGNGVTYGSVGQTNFNDGRSVFGSEVSRSSDGSGFSSSSSFASSSSDFNQNYIRRQSSSSSAAYSDAYAAAQAQGFSRAEAQAYAEAYSQAQAQGFDAARAQAYAYAYAEARGQGMGSSQAQAYAVSRAQATSQNQATYFQRGNANAESSAAASSRTSAFSNSNGNRGSFNFIGSDRSAAQSQAQAESEASSSSRAAGSGFETQNGNSVTYGSAYSQAYGAAQSEGFTEAEARAYASAYAEAQARGYGAGQAQSYAYGSAQAQSLGYSGSQAQAYADAYSEAQARGSGSSEAQAYAEARARAASQSQSFTTFNPPPGMRSFNSNPFSRDFSGTQSESEGFSQSGSQGRMMTTGNEQMRSMMQSMTGMSGFNMGSFGQSSSSGQSASGASAAAGQDTSTASGSTGQAESGGTGGEATSTAGSGGTVGQASSGARSSAGQMDSGTGASAGQAMSGAGGSTGGAASGEIGGATGGAGQAAAGAGSSAGTVMG; this is encoded by the exons GTTTGTTACCAAGGCCAATGTCGGGCACAACGTTACTCAGATCAATGCAGACGTCTATATGGTGGAAACTACATCGGACTCGAG GATCAGTATAATACTTGCTCGTTCACATGTGTTCCAGCAGCTGATGGATGTAACGATATATACGTTGAAGATGTACCAAGTGGCGAGTTATGCTTCGTATCAACTAGTAATGAGCTTGGG ACGTGCTATGGATGCGTTTGTGTCTCTCCAACTGGACAAA AGGTAACACCGTACGTAGGTCCGCCAGAAACAATAGGCGGCCCCACAAACGCTCCAACACCAAAAGGTTATATTAGCTTTGCACAAGCTGTTGCAGAAAGCAGTGGCATTTCTACCTTTACTCCTTACGGTCAAGTGTCAAGTCAATTGTCTTTTGCTCCACAACTAGTTGGATCAGACAACTTAAGTGCAACACAACCACCAGCTGGAGGAAGCAGTGGTTCTCCTGCAAGACTTCAACGATCATCAGATGCTCAAGCAGTAGCAAGAGCTCAAGCAGCTGCAAGAAGCAGAGCGTCCTATGGAGGCTCCAATCAAGGCCAAATTTATTCTCAAGGACAATCTAGTGCAGAGGCTCAGGCACGAGCACGAGCTGAAGCATCAGCTAGCGCTAGATCCACAGGAAGTGGCTACCGCAATGATTTCACACAGAACGGAAATGGTGTTACTTATGGCTTTGTTGATGAAAGAAATTCCAATAACGGACAATCCGTAATGGAATCTCAAGTTTCTCGATCATCTGATGGTTACAGCACATCTAGTAGTTCTTCTTCTTCATCGAGTTCCGGATTTAATAACTTCAGGGGAAACTCCGCTTCATCCGAAGCCTACGCTAGGGCCTATGCTGCAGCTCAAGCTCAAGGATTTTCAGGAGCAGGCGCTCAATCTTATGCCGAAGCGTTTTCTGCAGCTCAATCTCGAGGCTGGTCTTCAACTCAAGCAGAAGCCTATGCTTACGCATATGCCAATGCACTGACACAGGGATATGTAACTGCACAAGCACAAGCATATGCAGAAGCCTATTCTAGAGCTCGAAGTCAAAGATCTGGTTCAGCTCAAGCTCAAGCTTACGCCAATGCTTACGCAGAAGCACAATCACAAAGATATGCTATGTCCCGAACGCAAGCTTATTCTAATGCCTATGCCACAGCACAAGCACGAGGATATTCTACATCGCAAGCACAAGCTTATCCTAACGCCTATGCAACAGCACAATCACGAGGCTACAGTACGTCACAAGCACAAGGGTACGCTACATCACAAGCGCTAGCTTATTCCGAAGCATATTCAAGAGCTCAAACACTAGGCTTCAGTACCTCTGAATCTCAAGCTTATGCTAACGCATACGCGGAAGCACGAGCACAAGGGTATGCATCGTCACAAGCCCAAGCTTATGCTGAATCCAGAGCCAGAGCATATTCTCAGAATCAGGTTACAGGTATGCGCTATGGTGGTACAACTGGATTCTCGAATCAAATGTCAAGTACTTCCGCACAATCAAATGCTCAGTCATCAGCAGCAGCCAATTCTAGTTCAAGAAGGTCTAGATATGAAGTCTTCACTGGTTCAAGCGGCAGTGATACATCAGTTAATAGCCAAAGACAGTCCACTGCGCAATCGCGAGCCAGAGCTGAAGCGCAAGCTGCTGCAAGCGCTAGGGCTACAGGTAGTGGTTACAGAAATTACCAGACAAGGAATGGAAATGGCGTAACTTACGGATCTGTCGGTCAAACAAATTTCAATGATGGTAGATCGGTTTTCGGATCTGAAGTATCTCGATCATCTGATGGCTCTGGCTTTTCAAGCAGTTCCTCGTTTGCTTCATCTTCTTCCGATTTCAATCAAAACTACATTAGAAGACAATCCTCTTCGTCTTCAGCAGCTTATTCTGATGCATATGCAGCAGCGCAAGCACAAGGCTTTTCAAGAGCTGAAGCGCAGGCCTATGCCGAAGCTTATTCTCAAGCTCAAGCACAAGGTTTCGATGCCGCCAGAGCTCAGGCTTATGCTTATGCGTATGCGGAAGCAAGAGGACAGGGAATGGGATCATCGCAAGCACAAGCTTATGCTGTGAGCAGAGCTCAAGCAACTTCTCAAAACCAAGCAACTTATTTTCAGAGAGGAAACGCAAATGCTGAATCCTCAGCAGCAGCAAGCTCCAGAACAAGTGCATTTAGTAATTCAAATGGCAACAGAGGATCCTTCAATTTTATTGGGAGTGATAGGTCTGCAGCACAATCTCAAGCACAAGCAGAATCAGAAGCTTCCTCTAGTTCAAGAGCAGCAGGCAGCGGGTTTGAAACTCAAAATGGAAACAGTGTGACATATGGATCTGCTTATTCTCAGGCATATGGAGCAGCACAATCCGAAGGTTTTACAGAAGCAGAAGCTCGAGCATATGCCAGTGCTTACGCAGAAGCTCAAGCTCGAGGTTATGGCGCTGGTCAAGCCCAGTCTTATGCATACGGTTCAGCACAAGCTCAAAGTCTTGGTTATAGTGGCTCGCAAGCTCAAGCTTATGCTGACGCTTATTCGGAAGCACAAGCAAGGGGTTCTGGATCATCTGAAGCTCAAGCCTATGCAGAAGCGAGAGCCCGTGCAGCTTCTCAGAGCCAGTCGTTTACTACATTTAATCCTCCACCAGGAATGAGGAGTTTCAATTCCAATCCATTCAGCCGGGATTTTTCTGGCACACAATCCGAATCTGAAGGATTTTCCCAATCCGGATCACAAGGAAGAATGATGACTACAGGAAACGAACAAATGAGATCCATGATGCAATCTATGACTGGGATGTCAGGTTTTAATATGGGGTCATTCGGTCAATCTAGCAGTTCAGGACAATCGGCCAGTGGAGCTAGTGCTGCTGCAGGTCAAGACACTAGTACAGCAAGTGGTTCTACGGGGCAAGCTGAATCTGGAGGCACTGGAGGCGAAGCTACCAGCACAGCTGGGTCTGGTGGCACTGTAGGACAAGCTAGTAGTGGAGCTAGATCGAGTGCAGGGCAAATGGACAGTGGGACTGGAGCAAGCGCCGGACAAGCTATGAGTGGAGCTGGTGGATCTACTGGAGGCGCAGCAAGTGGAGAAATTGGAGGGGCTACTGGAGGTGCGGGACAAGCTGCTGCAGGTGCTGGATCATCGGCTGGAACAGTTATgggataa